GGGGTCAGTGCAAATGTCGATTTCTACAGTGGATTTGTGTATAGTATGTTAGATATCCCATTGGAATTGTTCACACCGATCTTTGCGATGGCAAGAATCGTTGGATGGAGTGCCCATCGTTTGGAAGAATTAACAAATGTGGATAAGATCATTCGTCCTGCGTATCAGAGTGTACAAGATGAGAAAGAATATATTGAGATGGAAGATCGATAAAAAAGAGGGATTCCCTCTTTTTTTATGCAAAAATATAAGCTTATAAAATGAGGAAAACCGGAGACGAGGAGGGTCTCCGGTATTATGAAAAAGTATGAAAAAAAGTTTTAGCTAAGTAAGTTTGTTTGTTACTTGCTATGGTTTTAGTATACTCAGTAAATGTGAAAGAATTGTGTCTAAAAAATGATGAATTTATGTTTTTTGGTCATATTTTGAGAAATTCAGTGATTCCATATGCAACTCCGTCCTTGTCATGATGTTTTGTGATAAAGGTCGCAGCATCCTTACATTTTGAAGAAGCATTTTCCATGGCAATTCCGATACCAGCTTCTTTTAACAGATCAATGTCATTATCACCATCACCAAAGGCAGCGGTTTCTCCAGGTTTTAGATTCAAATATTCCCGAATAAAACGAAGTCCGGAATGTTTTCCGGCATCTTTATGAGAAATCTCGATCAGCTGCGAAACAGAAGAAGTAATATAGATCTCATCACAATTATATTTAAGTTCATTCCAAATGAGCTGCTTTTGCTGCTCGCCAGAGACAACAATATCCATACTGTCAATATGATCAATATGTTCTCGAATAAAAGAAATAATATCATCAATAGGAATTCTTGTAGATTGGATGTAAGGAATTGCTTGTGGAGTTGTACTATAGGAAACAGGATCTTCCACATAAGCTTTCAGGGCATAAGCTTTGCCATCAATAAAAACTTCAAGGGCAGTCTCATGCTGTTTAGCAATCTGAATTATACATTCAACGGAAGCAGGTGTCATCTTATATTCATGAAGACAGGTGCTTGTAGGAATATGGTAAATGGCAGCACCATTAGAAGTAATTGCATATTCAATTCCAGGCACAGCAAGAACATCTTTAGGCAGCGTATCAAAAGAACGTCCACTTGCGATCACAATGTGAACACCATTTTCAATTGCATGACATAAAGCATTATAATTTCCGTCAGAAAGCCGTCCACTTGCATTTAATGTTGTACGGTCAAGATCAAGTGCAATACATTTTATATTCATAAGAAACCTCCAGATTTCGCATTTGTTATACATAGTCGATATTGTGTAATATATTTTACACATATGAAAATATTGTATCTTTTCTTTGAAACAATTACAATATACGAAAGGAGGAAAAATAAAAATGGGAATGACAACATTATGCTATATAGAAAAAGATAACAAATATCTGATGCTGCATCGCATCAAGAAAGAACATGATATCAATAAAGATAAATGGATCGGAGTCGGTGGTCATTTTGAACATGGAGAAAGCCCGGAAGACTGCATGTTTCGTGAAGTTATGGAGGAAACAGGACTAACTCCATTGTCATATAGATTTTGTGGTATCGTCACATTTTTGTCCGATATGGGAACTGAAAAAGAAGCATGGGAATATATGTGTTTATACCATATCGAAGAATTCAAAGGCGAGATCAAAGAATGTGATGAAGGAGTACTAGAATGGGTAGACAAAGAAAAAATATTAGACCTTGATCTGTGGGAAGGTGACAGGTTATTTTTACGCTATATGCAAGAAAGAAGATCATTTTTTTCGTTGAAATTGGTATATGAAGAAGGAAATCTGGTGCAAGCAGTCGTAGATGGAAAAGACTTGGAATTTTTTGATATCTTAGATGAAAATGGAAACAAAACAGGAAAGATCAAAGAGAGATCTTTGGTCCATGAAGATGGAGATATCCATGGAACTGTGCATATCTGGATCAGAAGAAAAACAGAAAAAGGATATGACCTGTTACTCCAAAAACGAAGCAAACAAAAAGACTCCTTCCCGGGCTGCTACGACATCTCATCCGCAGGTCATATCAGCGCAGGCGATGAACCATTAGAAACCGCATTAAGAGAACTAGAAGAAGAACTAGGGATCAAAGCAGAACCAGAACAACTTAAAAAAGTATGTATGCATGAAGGAAGCATGAATGGAAACTTCTATGGAAGAGAATTTAAGAATCATGAGATCAGCACGGTTTATATGTATGAAGAAACAGTGGATATTACAAAACTTAAACTACAGAAAGAAGAAGTCGAAGAGGTTATGTGGATGGATCAAGAAGAACTGATTCAGAAAGTGAGAGATGGTGGGATTCCAAATTGTATATACTTGGATGAAGTAGAGAAAATTTAATTTGTATGAGTTGAAGGTCATTGAGTATTTAGAGAAAAAATGAAAGATAGCCTGTGAGCAACACGAATTCCATTGACGGAGTTTTGACAGAACGCTTATCCGCTGGATCTCCTGCAATAACTCGCGTTCAAAGGTACTGAAACCAGTAGTCTTTGACGCTCAAACAATTGCCCGATCCAGCTGCGATTCCGTCAAAACTCCTATGGAATTCGATTGTTGCTCACAGGCTATCTTTCATTTTTTCTCTAAATACTTGAAGACTTTCAATCATAAAAATAAGAAAATTTAAGCTGATGGATGTATGTTAAACATTATTGTTTTTTATTTTGACAGTGGCAGACAGATACTATTATCGCCAATACAGTAAAACATACACACTGTGTAGTGATTTGAATAGTGTTTTGTTGTATGAGTCAGAAAGAAGATAAGAAGAACTATTTATAAGGATCCAAGGTGACAACATGAGCACTTTTTGAATGCGTTTTTTACAAATTCGCAGCGCCCTGTGGTTGATTGTCTGACCGTAGCTGCGGGCATTTTGGCTCGCAGCCAGGGAGTTATCAAAGGAACAGGCGCGGATCGGCGATTTGTAAAAAACGCTTTCAAAAATGCGGAGTGTCACCTTGGATCCTTATAAATAGTTCTTCTTATCTTTTTTCTGACTCATACATGACCAACACTACCACTTCAAATCAGGATTGTATAAAAACGAATAATCTATAGAACTCTTACTAAATTATGCTATAATATACAAGATTAATCAAACAGTTTCAAAATGAAAGAGGGAGTATCAAATGAAAAGGTTATTATTAGTTTTAATGCTGATTCTGGGAGCAGTAATGATCACAAGCCGTCCGGTGGCGACTTATGCATATACAGATGAAGAAAAGCAGCAGGCGAAATCATGGCTGTCTTCGCATGGTTATCCACCAACAAGAGCAGGGGCAGAACAGGCATATCAGGATTATATGGATGGAAAGATTGATGTTCCAGAAGCAGATGCATATATGGGAAAGAACCAGAAAAATGACATAGAAGAAAAGAAAAATCCAACTGTGAAGACAGAAACAAAAAAAGATAAACAATCTAAAAATAGTACAACAAAACAAGAAAATTCATCTACAGAACAGACAAACAACAGTACAACATCTGCAAAAGAATCAACAACACAAGGAACAACAGAAACAACAACGACCAAAGTGACAACAGAAACAAAAGAACAGAAACAACAAAAAGAAGAAAAAAAGAAAAAAGAGCAGAAAGAAACAAAGAAAAAACACACAACAGGGATTGCGATCGGAGCAGCTGCAGTCGTGATTTTTGCTTTACTTGTAGTATTTATGCGAAAGAGAATGTAAAAAACGCTATGCTGAAGTGATAGAAAATTCACTTGACACAACAGTTAGCGAGTGCTATTCTATAAATAAATTACATAACGTCTTCAGGGCAGGGTGCAAGTCCCTACCGGCGGTTATAGCCCGCGAGCCTTATATGGCATGACTTGGTGAGATTCCAAGGCCGACAGTACAGTCTGGATGGAAGAAGATTTAAGAAGTGATATTGATCATCATGTCCTGGGATTTTTATAATTCCAGGATTTTTTATTTCAAAAAGAAATATCAAGATATCAAAAAGGAGTTCCTGAAGAATTAGAACAAAGATCAGGAGCTCCTTTTTATATTTCCGATTTCAATACCAATCAAAATCCAACCTCCCAAAATCAAAGAACCTGAAGGGAAGGGAGAAAAATATTTGAAAGAAGAATATATGCGGCGTGCGATCGAACTTGCCAAGAAAGGCTGTGGATATACCAATCCAAATCCTTTAGTCGGAGCAGTGATCGTAAAAGATCAAAGGGTTATTGGGGAAGGATATCATGAGAAGATCGGCGGATTACATGCAGAGAGAAATGCCTTAAAAAACTGTATAGAAGATCCTGAGGGAGCTGAGATTTATGTAACATTGGAGCCATGTTGCCATTATGGAAAAACACCACCATGTACGGAAGCATTGATCGAAGCGGGGATTAAGAAAGTATATGTCGGGAACTTAGACCCTAATCCGAAAGTGGCAGGAGGCGGGATCAAAATCCTGAATGATCATGGCATAGAAACAGAAACAGGAATCCTTGAAGAAGAGTGCAGACAGTTAAACGATATATTTTTTCACTATATTCAAAATGATATTCCATATACAGCGTTAAAATACGCAATGACATTGGATGGAAAGATCGCAACAGCAACCGGTGAATCCAAATGGATCACAGGAGAAGAAGCCAGAAGACATGCACATACATTACGACACCAGTATGCAGCAATCATGGCAGGGATCGGTACGGTTTTAGCAGATGATCCCATGTTAAATGCAAGAATTGAACATGGAAATGATCCAATCCGTGTGATATGTGATTCAAACTTAAGGATTTCGGAAGGATCAAATATCGTAAAAACAGCCAGAGAAATTCCAACGATCATTGCTACCATAAGTGAAGATCAAGAAAAAATTGCAAAATTAGAACAAAAAGGATGCAAGATCTTAAAAACGTCAGAACAAGACGGAAAGGTCAATGTCAAAGAAGTTTTAAAACAGTTAAGAAATATGGAAATTGACAGTGTTTTAGTTGAGGGTGGTGGAATCTTGAATGAATCCTTGATCAAAAACGACTGTGTTCACAAAGTTTATGCCTATATTGCTCCAAAATTATTTGGAGGAGAAAAGGCCAAAACACCTGTAGAAGGCAAAGGAATCGAAAGGATCCAAGAAGCTTTGGTATTTGATGAATTAAAGGCAACACCACTTGGAAATGACATATTACTGGAAGGGAAGGTGAGATCATGTTTACCGGAATCGTAGAAGAATTAGGAACAGTCATATCCCTGAAGCGAGGAAGCAAAGCAGCAGTCCTTACGATCAAAGCAAATGTTATTTTTGAAGATCTTAAATTGGGAGACAGCGTAGCAGTTAATGGTGTCTGCCTGACAGCGACTCACATTAGAGGCAATACATTTCAGGCAGACGTGATGAATGAGACATTCAACCGAAGCAGTCTTGGAAGTTTAAAAAAGGGATCTGTTGTCAACTTAGAGCGAGCGATGGCAGCCAATGGAAGGTTCGGAGGTCATATGGTAGCAGGCCATGTGGACGATACAGGGGAACTTGTTAGTATAAAACAAGATGATAATGCTGTATGGTTTACGATCAAAGCCCCAGAAAATATCATGAAATACTGTATTGAAAAAGGATCGATCGCACTCGATGGAATCAGCTTGACGATCGCTAAGTTAAGCGATGATACCATTTCCGTATCCATGATCCCACATACCATAAAAAATACCAATTTTGGATATAAAAAACCAGGAGATAAGATCAATCTGGAGAATGACATGGTTGGGAAATATATAGATAAACTGCTGCATTTTGATCAGCAGGAAACAAACGACAAACATACAAACAGCACCTTAACAATGGAAATGTTAAGAAATGCTGGATTTTAATAAAAAACGAGGAGGAAAAAGACAAGATGAGCGATGTAGTATGCGAAGTAATCGCACAGCTTCCAACAAAATATGGAACATTTGAGGCACATGGGTATGTAGACCAGAGAAGTGGGGAACATCATGTAGCACTGGTCAAAGGAGATATCGCAGACGGAGAACCAGTTTTATGCCGTGTGCATTCTGAGTGCCTGACTGGGGATACTTTTGGATCTCTACGCTGTGATTGTGGAGAACAGCGAAGTCGTGCAATGCGTCAGATCGAGAAAGAAGGACGAGGGGTTTTCTTATATATGCGTCAAGAAGGACGAGGAATCGGATTGATCAATAAACTGAAAGCTTATGTATTACAGGAACAGGGAATGGATACAGTCGAGGCCAACTTAGCTCTTGGATTTAAAGATGATGAACGAGATTACAGTGCAGGAGCCATGATCTTACAGGATCTAGGAATCAAAAAACTGCGACTGATGACAAACAATCCAACCAAAATTGACGGATTAAATGAATATGGACTCGAGATCGTAGAACGAGTACCGATCCAGATGCCAATCAATCCATTTGATAAATATTATATGCAGACAAAGCAAAAGAAAATGGGACACATGACAACATACGAAGTTTAAATTAACAGAAAAATTAAAAAAATTAAGGCCCCAGGGACCTTAAGATTAACGAAATTAACGAAGAAAAAAGGAGTAATTAAAATGAGAGTATTAGAAGGTAAATTAGTAGCAAGCGGATTAAAAGTAGGAATCGTAGCAGCCAGATTTAATGAATTTATCGTATCCAAATTAGTATCCGGAGCTTTAGACGGATTGAAAAGACATGATGTGAAAGAGGAAGATATCGATATCGCATGGGTACCAGGAGCTTTTGAGATTCCACTGATCGCAGACAAGATGGCAAAAAGCAAAAAATACGATGCAGTGATCTGTCTTGGAACAGTGATCCGTGGAGCAACAAGCCATTATGATTATGTATGTAACGAAGTATCCAAAGGAATCGCACAGGTATCATTAAATACAGGAATTCCAGTTTTATTCGGAGTTGTTACAACAGAAAATATCGAGCAGGCGATTGAACGTGCTGGAACAAAAGCAGGAAACAAAGGATATGACTGTGCATTATCTGCAATCGAAATGGTACAGCTGATCAAAGAAGTAGAAGCATAAAAAGAATCAGGAATTAAAGCAGGAAGTTAGTATGGAACAATATTATTTAGGATTTGACGCAGGAACACAAAGTGTAAAAACAGCAGTTTATGATATTGATATGAACCTGATCGTGCAGGATACCAATGCAACAATCTTAAATTATCCACATCCGGGATGGGTGGAAATGGACGCAGACCAGTATCTTCATGCAACGGTTACAGGGATCAGAAACTGCGTTACAAAGATGAAAGAAAAGAATCTGGATCCAGACAACATCCGCTCTATTTTTGGAGATGGGATCATCTGCGGGATTGTCGGTGTTGATAAGGACTGCCATGCGATCACACCTTACATCAATTATCTGGATTCCAGAACAAAAGAAGATGTTGAGGAACTAGCATCCCATCATTATGAGATCTGGGCAAAAGAGACTGGAAATCCTCAGCCAAACTGCATGTTTCCAGCGATGTTTGCACGTTGGATGATGAACAATTGTGAGGGCTTTAAAGAAAAAGGCAGAAAATTCATGCACAATGCCCCATATATC
The sequence above is drawn from the Anaerostipes hadrus ATCC 29173 = JCM 17467 genome and encodes:
- a CDS encoding NUDIX domain-containing protein, yielding MGMTTLCYIEKDNKYLMLHRIKKEHDINKDKWIGVGGHFEHGESPEDCMFREVMEETGLTPLSYRFCGIVTFLSDMGTEKEAWEYMCLYHIEEFKGEIKECDEGVLEWVDKEKILDLDLWEGDRLFLRYMQERRSFFSLKLVYEEGNLVQAVVDGKDLEFFDILDENGNKTGKIKERSLVHEDGDIHGTVHIWIRRKTEKGYDLLLQKRSKQKDSFPGCYDISSAGHISAGDEPLETALRELEEELGIKAEPEQLKKVCMHEGSMNGNFYGREFKNHEISTVYMYEETVDITKLKLQKEEVEEVMWMDQEELIQKVRDGGIPNCIYLDEVEKI
- a CDS encoding HAD family hydrolase, with the translated sequence MNIKCIALDLDRTTLNASGRLSDGNYNALCHAIENGVHIVIASGRSFDTLPKDVLAVPGIEYAITSNGAAIYHIPTSTCLHEYKMTPASVECIIQIAKQHETALEVFIDGKAYALKAYVEDPVSYSTTPQAIPYIQSTRIPIDDIISFIREHIDHIDSMDIVVSGEQQKQLIWNELKYNCDEIYITSSVSQLIEISHKDAGKHSGLRFIREYLNLKPGETAAFGDGDNDIDLLKEAGIGIAMENASSKCKDAATFITKHHDKDGVAYGITEFLKI
- the ribD gene encoding bifunctional diaminohydroxyphosphoribosylaminopyrimidine deaminase/5-amino-6-(5-phosphoribosylamino)uracil reductase RibD; its protein translation is MRRAIELAKKGCGYTNPNPLVGAVIVKDQRVIGEGYHEKIGGLHAERNALKNCIEDPEGAEIYVTLEPCCHYGKTPPCTEALIEAGIKKVYVGNLDPNPKVAGGGIKILNDHGIETETGILEEECRQLNDIFFHYIQNDIPYTALKYAMTLDGKIATATGESKWITGEEARRHAHTLRHQYAAIMAGIGTVLADDPMLNARIEHGNDPIRVICDSNLRISEGSNIVKTAREIPTIIATISEDQEKIAKLEQKGCKILKTSEQDGKVNVKEVLKQLRNMEIDSVLVEGGGILNESLIKNDCVHKVYAYIAPKLFGGEKAKTPVEGKGIERIQEALVFDELKATPLGNDILLEGKVRSCLPES
- the ribE gene encoding riboflavin synthase gives rise to the protein MFTGIVEELGTVISLKRGSKAAVLTIKANVIFEDLKLGDSVAVNGVCLTATHIRGNTFQADVMNETFNRSSLGSLKKGSVVNLERAMAANGRFGGHMVAGHVDDTGELVSIKQDDNAVWFTIKAPENIMKYCIEKGSIALDGISLTIAKLSDDTISVSMIPHTIKNTNFGYKKPGDKINLENDMVGKYIDKLLHFDQQETNDKHTNSTLTMEMLRNAGF
- the ribE gene encoding 6,7-dimethyl-8-ribityllumazine synthase, with translation MRVLEGKLVASGLKVGIVAARFNEFIVSKLVSGALDGLKRHDVKEEDIDIAWVPGAFEIPLIADKMAKSKKYDAVICLGTVIRGATSHYDYVCNEVSKGIAQVSLNTGIPVLFGVVTTENIEQAIERAGTKAGNKGYDCALSAIEMVQLIKEVEA